Proteins from a single region of Euleptes europaea isolate rEulEur1 chromosome 21, rEulEur1.hap1, whole genome shotgun sequence:
- the COG7 gene encoding conserved oligomeric Golgi complex subunit 7, giving the protein MDFSKFLAEDFEVKAWVNGAFRAVQQEAPGKVDAHAATLVMKLQLFIQEVNKAVEETSHQALQSMPRVLREVEALKQEAAFLKEQMVLVREDIQRLEQDTAQSMQVLVELDHVKSRMQLAAESLQEADKWSTLSADIEETFKTQDVSVISSKLTSMQSSLAVLVDTPDYSEKCVHLEALKNRLEALASPQIVAAFNTQSVDQARVFVKVFTEIDRLPQLLAYYYKCHKVQLVAMWQDLCQSDLPLDRQLMELYDVLLGTWHSQLQWASQVFQNPPQVVTVLLIQALGALVPSIPVCLSTAMERAGPENKLAQLLGLYVATAYFARGLEAALQPSLRECNLVKVTELVDAVYGPYKPFQLQYGALEEENLLIQMSEVPLEHGEVMDCVQELCQSVNKLFGLALQAVDHCLKLTDGLGVGGLLKALRALFGKYASDFGSALQSIRKKCKLDEISPHSLFQEDWTAFQSSVRIMAACGELLRQCGDLEQQLANRILSTAGKYLSDSYSSCGLGSLPESGSERPSAAKNPWQEYNYLQQESPAEYATLLETLYALKEKGTTHNLLAAPRSALTRLNQLAHQLAFDSVFLRIKQQFLQVPRMEGWSTADPGEMLTEELPCFSLTPLEYISNIGQYLMSLPLHLEPFVVQEDPALELALHAGKLPFPPEQGDEVPELDNMADYWLGSLARATMQTYCEVVLQIPELTPHSAKQLATDIDYLVNVLDALGLQPSRALQHTLLLLKAKPEDYKQAAKPVPRRLASTIAAMRGLEP; this is encoded by the exons ATGGATTTCTCCAAGTTCCTGGCGGAGGACTTCGAGGTGAAGGCCTGGGTGAACGGGGCCTTCCGGGCCGTGCAGCAGGAGGCTCCGGGCAAGGTGGACGCCCACGCCGCAACCCTGGTCATGAAGCTGCAGCTCTTTATCCAAGAGGTCAACAAAGCAGTGGAAG AGACGAGCCACCAGGCCCTGCAGAGCATGCCCCGGGTCCTACGGGAGGtggaagccctgaagcaggaGGCCGCCTTCCTGAAGGAGCAGATGGTCCTGGTGAGGGAGGACATTCAGAGGCTGGAGCAGGACACGGCCCAGTCCATGCAG GTGTTGGTGGAACTGGATCACGTGAAGTCCAGGATGCAGCTGGCGGCCGAGTCGCTCCAGGAAGCCGACAAGTGGAGCACGCTCAGCGCCGACATCGAAGAGACTTTTAAAACCCAG GACGTGTCCGTGATCTCGTCCAAGCTGACCAGCATGCAGAGCAGCCTGGCGGTGCTGGTGGACACCCCGGACTACTCGGAGAAGTGCGTGCACCTGGAGGCACTGAAGAACCGCCTGGAGGCCCTGGCCAGCCCCCAGATCGTGGCGGCCTTCAACACGCAGTCTGTCG ACCAGGCCCGGGTGTTTGTGAAGGTCTTCACCGAGATCGACCGCCTGCCCCAGCTCCTGGCCTACTATTACAAGTGCCACAAg GTGCAGCTGGTGGCCATGTGGCAGGACTTGTGCCAGTCCGACCTCCCCTTGGATCGGCAGCTGATGGAGCTCTACGATGTGCTGCTGGGCACCTGGCATTCGCAGCTGCAGTGGGCCTCCCAG GTGTTCCAGAACCCCCCGCAGGTGGTGACCGTGCTGCTGATCCAGGCACTGGGCGCTCTGGTCCCGTCCATCCCCGTCTGCCTCAGCACCGCCATGGAGCGGGCCGGCCCCGAGAACAAGCTGGCCCAGCTCCTGGGTCTGTACGTGGCCACGGCCTACTTTGCGCGGGGCCTGGAGGCGGCCCTGCAGCCCAGCTTAA GGGAGTGCAACTTGGTGAAGGTGACGGAGCTGGTGGACGCCGTCTACGGGCCCTACAAGCCCTTCCAGCTGCAGTACGGGGCCCTGGAGGAAGAGAACCTCCTCATCCAGATGAGCGAGGTCCCTCTG GAGCACGGCGAGGTGATGGATTGCGTCCAGGAGCTGTGCCAGTCGGTGAACAAGCTCTTCGGCCTGGCCCTGCAGGCGGTTGACCACTGCCTCAAGCTGACCGACGGCCTGGGGGTGGGCGGCCTCCTCAAGGCCCTGCGAGCCCTCTTTGGCAA GTACGCCTCGGACTTCGGCAGCGCCCTACAGTCAATCCGGAAGAAGTGCAAACTGGACGAGATCTCTCCGCATTCACTCTTCCAGGAAGACTGGACGGCTTTCCAGAGCTCTGTCCG aaTCATGGCTGCCTGCGGGGAACTCCTGCGCCAGTGTGGAGACTTGGAGCAGCAGCTGGCCAACAG GATCCTCTCCACAGCAGGCAAGTACCTTTCGGACTCGTACAGCTCCTGCGGGCTGGGCAGCCTCCCAGAGTCTGGCTCAGAGAGGCCGAGCGCGGCAAAGAACCCCTGGCAGGAATACAACTACCTTCAGCAAGAGAGCCCTGCGGAGTATGCCACCCTCCTGGAAACCCTCTACGCCCTCAAG GAGAAGGGGACCACCCACAACTTGCTGGCGGCCCCGCGCTCAGCCCTCACCCGCCTCAACCAGCTGGCCCACCAGCTGGCCTTCGACTCTGTCTTCCTCCGCATCAAGCAGCAGTTTCTGCAGGTGCCCAGGATGGAG GGCTGGAGCACGGCCGATCCGGGGGAAATGCTGACCGAGGAGCTGCCTTGCTTCAGCCTCACGCCTCTCGAGTACATCAGCAAC ATCGGCCAGTACCTGatgtctctccccctccacctGGAGCCCTTTGTGGTTCAGGAGGATCCTGCCTTGGAGCTGGCGCTGCACGCCGggaagcttccctttcctccggAGCAAG GGGACGAGGTGCCAGAGCTGGACAACATGGCCGACTACTGGCTGGGCTCGCTGGCCAGGGCCACCATGCAGACCTACTGCGAAGTCGTCCTGCAGATCCCAGAACTGACCCCCCACTCCGCCAAGCAGCTGGCCACGGACATTG ACTACCTGGTCAACGTCCTGGACGCCTTGGGCCTGCAGCCCTCGAGGGCCCTGCAACATACCCTTCTCCTGCTGAAGGCCAAGCCCGAGGACTACAAGCAGGCAGCCAAGCCCGTGCCCCGGCGGCTGGCCAGCACCATTGCGGCCATGCGGGGCCTGGAGCCCTGA